The following are encoded in a window of Arthrobacter sp. OAP107 genomic DNA:
- a CDS encoding glutaredoxin domain-containing protein, producing MYGPAECPNCDKAKSLFDRQQPAMQYTKIDIEQGDENHRHITEDLGYAQAPVIVVKLASGRTVHWGGHRQDMLTALVRLCTKGIVPEDRKAAS from the coding sequence ATCTACGGGCCGGCGGAGTGCCCCAACTGCGACAAGGCCAAGAGCCTGTTCGATCGGCAGCAGCCCGCGATGCAGTACACCAAAATCGACATCGAGCAGGGCGATGAAAACCACCGCCACATCACCGAAGACCTCGGATATGCCCAGGCACCCGTGATCGTCGTCAAGCTGGCCTCCGGCCGCACCGTCCACTGGGGCGGGCACCGCCAGGACATGCTCACCGCCCTCGTCCGGCTGTGCACCAAGGGCATCGTCCCGGAGGACCGGAAGGCGGCGTCCTGA
- a CDS encoding WhiB family transcriptional regulator, translated as MSGEDPDEKWRRDALCAETDPDAFFPEKGGNTTDAKKVCAQCGVRAQCLDYALSADERFGIWGGLSTAERDRLIKTSPVAHRSAAQAQKQERDTLIVAMAGRGIDPRTIADMAEVTDRTVYRVLARHKERRDAVSA; from the coding sequence ATGAGCGGCGAGGACCCCGACGAGAAGTGGCGCAGGGATGCCCTGTGCGCAGAAACAGACCCCGACGCGTTCTTCCCGGAGAAGGGCGGCAACACCACCGACGCCAAGAAGGTCTGTGCCCAGTGCGGGGTGCGCGCACAGTGCCTGGATTACGCGTTGAGCGCCGACGAGCGCTTCGGCATCTGGGGCGGACTCAGCACCGCCGAACGCGACCGCCTTATCAAGACTTCACCGGTGGCACACCGTAGCGCCGCCCAGGCGCAAAAGCAGGAACGCGACACCCTCATCGTCGCGATGGCCGGCAGAGGGATCGACCCCCGGACCATCGCCGACATGGCCGAGGTCACCGACCGCACCGTCTACCGGGTGCTCGCCCGGCACAAGGAGCGGCGGGACGCCGTCTCCGCCTGA
- a CDS encoding replication-associated recombination protein A → MSAIQPLAARMRPTSLDQIVGQEHLVFPGSPLELLAQGEGATSVLLWGPPGVGKTTIASVIARQTSRRFVELSATSAGVADVRKTLAGAQKALDDDLQTLVFIDEIHRFSKAQQDVLLPAVEAGVISLIGATTENPSFSVNSALVSRSILLVLRPVEDGEVVNLLSRALEEDPVLSATGIGFADPALQIIAGLSSGDVRQALNRLETAVATAQAAGKSVVDREVLEQVTGAALQRYDRDGDQHYDVVSAFIKSMRGSDPDAALHWLARMIEAGEDPRFIARRLVVHASEDVGMADPSVLGIAVAAAQAVQLIGMPEARLNLAQATVAIATAPKSPAVIRGIDQALEDVRRGRTGSVPVHLRDAHYPGAKGLGHGEGYFYPHDFEHGVVLQQYLPDAVRGTQYYRPTGNGFEQTIARRLAAIDQMTVEDRNPLD, encoded by the coding sequence ATGAGTGCCATCCAACCCTTGGCCGCCCGCATGCGGCCCACCTCCCTCGACCAGATCGTGGGCCAGGAGCACCTGGTCTTTCCCGGCTCGCCGCTCGAGCTGCTCGCCCAGGGCGAGGGTGCGACCTCGGTCCTGCTCTGGGGTCCGCCCGGCGTCGGCAAGACCACCATCGCCTCGGTGATCGCCCGCCAGACCAGCCGCCGCTTCGTCGAGCTCTCTGCGACCAGCGCCGGCGTAGCCGATGTCCGCAAAACGCTCGCCGGAGCCCAGAAGGCCCTCGACGACGACCTCCAGACGCTTGTGTTCATTGACGAGATCCACCGCTTCTCCAAGGCGCAGCAGGACGTCCTCCTGCCCGCCGTGGAGGCCGGGGTCATCTCGCTCATCGGCGCGACCACCGAGAACCCGAGCTTCTCGGTCAACTCGGCACTGGTCTCGCGCTCAATCCTGCTGGTCCTACGCCCTGTGGAGGACGGCGAGGTCGTGAACCTGCTCTCGCGTGCCCTAGAGGAGGACCCGGTCCTCTCAGCCACCGGGATCGGGTTCGCCGACCCCGCGCTGCAGATCATTGCAGGGCTGTCCAGCGGCGACGTCCGCCAGGCGCTGAACCGGCTGGAGACCGCTGTCGCAACTGCGCAGGCCGCAGGCAAGAGCGTCGTCGACCGCGAGGTGCTGGAGCAGGTCACCGGCGCTGCGCTGCAGCGTTACGACCGCGATGGCGACCAGCACTACGACGTCGTCAGCGCATTCATCAAGAGCATGAGAGGCAGCGACCCGGATGCGGCCCTGCACTGGCTGGCCCGGATGATCGAGGCGGGGGAGGACCCGAGGTTCATCGCACGGCGCTTGGTGGTGCACGCCTCCGAGGACGTCGGCATGGCCGACCCCTCGGTGCTGGGCATCGCAGTGGCCGCCGCCCAGGCAGTCCAGCTGATCGGTATGCCCGAGGCGCGGCTCAACCTCGCTCAGGCAACGGTCGCAATCGCCACGGCCCCCAAGTCGCCGGCCGTCATCCGCGGCATCGACCAAGCGCTGGAAGACGTCCGGCGCGGCCGGACCGGGAGCGTGCCAGTGCACCTGCGCGACGCGCACTACCCGGGCGCGAAGGGCCTCGGGCACGGAGAAGGCTACTTCTACCCTCACGACTTCGAACACGGAGTTGTCTTGCAGCAATACCTACCCGATGCCGTCCGCGGCACACAGTATTACCGTCCTACCGGCAATGGCTTCGAACAAACAATCGCCAGACGGTTGGCTGCGATCGATCAGATGACCGTGGAGGACAGGAACCCCCTCGACTAG
- a CDS encoding class I SAM-dependent methyltransferase codes for MNDQEVRRGAGIYSKPVLGFYDLLVVKFSNSLAWRCPSQLMLDQYNRCIGTRHLDVGPGTGWYLANADLPESAEITLMDLNENSVEHAASRLAHTHVSTRGVTANVLEPIPEALGQFDSIAANYVFHCVPGSWADKGVAFKHLGERLAADGVLFGSTILGSGVSHNLIGRGFMALYNRLGIFHNREDDAAGLEAALRRSFDQVKVDVIGTVAVFSARNPLRNGGAGGLD; via the coding sequence ATGAACGACCAGGAAGTGCGCCGCGGCGCAGGTATCTACAGCAAGCCGGTGCTGGGCTTCTACGACCTGCTCGTCGTGAAGTTCTCCAATTCGCTGGCCTGGCGATGCCCCAGCCAGCTCATGCTAGACCAGTACAACCGTTGCATCGGCACCCGCCATCTCGATGTCGGTCCCGGCACTGGTTGGTACCTCGCCAATGCCGACCTCCCCGAATCTGCTGAGATCACACTCATGGACCTCAACGAAAACAGCGTGGAGCACGCAGCGTCCAGACTCGCCCACACCCACGTAAGCACCAGAGGTGTGACCGCGAACGTCCTCGAACCGATCCCCGAGGCTCTCGGCCAATTCGATTCCATCGCGGCGAACTACGTCTTCCACTGCGTTCCCGGCTCCTGGGCGGACAAGGGCGTAGCTTTCAAACACCTAGGGGAGCGGCTCGCTGCTGACGGTGTGCTGTTCGGCAGTACCATCCTGGGCAGTGGCGTGAGCCACAACCTCATCGGCCGCGGCTTCATGGCCCTGTACAACCGCCTGGGCATCTTTCACAACCGCGAAGACGACGCCGCAGGACTTGAGGCTGCACTGCGGCGAAGCTTCGACCAAGTGAAGGTCGACGTCATCGGTACCGTGGCGGTGTTCAGTGCACGAAACCCGTTGCGAAACGGCGGGGCAGGTGGACTCGACTAA
- a CDS encoding SDR family NAD(P)-dependent oxidoreductase gives MSDMGRTALVIGATRGIGAATARALLSAGYRTAGTHRTGGTVPEGVLPLEMDVRDGNSIAAGVKAAAADLGGLDVLVVAAGITRDKLLMRMSEEDLIEVMQVNAIGPMLACKAALGPMLRQRGGSIVLVSSMSVKYGVVGQCNYTASKGALEAFARSMAREYAARNIRVNVVAPGATDTDMMADVAEEARMAMREGIPLGRFGTADEVASAIIHTAENTYMSGATVQVSGGI, from the coding sequence ATGAGCGACATGGGGAGAACTGCCCTGGTGATCGGTGCAACCCGTGGGATCGGGGCGGCCACGGCTCGAGCCCTGCTCTCCGCCGGCTACCGGACGGCGGGTACGCATCGTACCGGGGGGACCGTGCCCGAGGGGGTGCTCCCCCTCGAGATGGATGTGCGTGACGGTAATTCGATCGCAGCTGGCGTCAAGGCGGCTGCCGCCGACCTGGGTGGTCTGGATGTGCTCGTCGTCGCAGCAGGGATCACCCGCGACAAGCTGCTCATGCGGATGAGCGAGGAGGACCTGATCGAGGTCATGCAGGTCAATGCGATCGGGCCGATGCTGGCCTGCAAGGCGGCCCTGGGGCCGATGCTGCGGCAGCGCGGCGGATCGATCGTGCTGGTTTCATCCATGTCCGTGAAGTACGGCGTTGTCGGCCAGTGCAATTACACTGCATCCAAGGGGGCATTGGAAGCGTTTGCACGATCGATGGCCAGGGAGTACGCAGCCCGGAACATCCGGGTGAACGTTGTTGCTCCCGGCGCAACTGATACGGACATGATGGCTGATGTTGCTGAGGAGGCACGGATGGCAATGCGGGAAGGAATCCCGCTGGGTCGGTTCGGGACGGCAGATGAAGTCGCTTCGGCGATCATTCACACCGCGGAGAATACCTACATGTCGGGGGCCACTGTGCAGGTCTCAGGCGGTATTTGA
- a CDS encoding LysM peptidoglycan-binding domain-containing protein: MTDTMHRPEEKAADAAPSARVTAQRRDRLGPLGYGGGPVLAAGIMAGGALLFAGWGATQLLTADRSPASDAAAASQHEEGTVTVTLPDRDRNGVPDAFEAKAGNGSSADGQGSGTSASGKGDEDKPAQVPEPKPQPRAYVIQWGDTLTEISAETGVPIGALVEKNRIQDPNLIYAGASLLIPPTA; this comes from the coding sequence ATGACGGATACGATGCACAGGCCCGAGGAGAAGGCCGCTGATGCGGCCCCCTCGGCCCGGGTGACGGCGCAGCGGCGGGACCGGCTTGGGCCCCTGGGCTATGGCGGTGGACCGGTGCTGGCGGCCGGGATCATGGCCGGTGGCGCGCTGCTGTTCGCCGGCTGGGGCGCGACGCAGCTCCTCACTGCTGACCGGAGCCCGGCGAGCGATGCGGCGGCAGCTTCCCAGCACGAGGAGGGCACCGTGACGGTGACCTTGCCGGACCGGGACCGCAACGGGGTCCCGGACGCCTTCGAGGCCAAGGCCGGTAACGGCAGCTCTGCGGACGGCCAGGGTTCGGGCACCTCGGCGTCGGGCAAGGGCGACGAGGACAAGCCGGCGCAGGTCCCCGAGCCGAAGCCACAGCCGCGGGCGTACGTGATCCAGTGGGGTGACACCCTCACGGAGATCTCGGCGGAGACCGGAGTGCCGATCGGGGCCCTGGTCGAGAAGAACCGGATCCAGGATCCGAATCTCATCTACGCCGGGGCCTCGCTGCTCATCCCGCCCACGGCGTGA
- a CDS encoding MoxR family ATPase, producing MKFNDTLTTLIQQSLEVGATPALMGEPGIGKSSFVEALAYSMGTKAFVLPCNQLADKADLTGARLVPYEKTDGTQSYKQVFYPHQVIQECIDYALENPREWPILFLDEINRTTSDVTSGALTLVTLRRMGHIELPENVRLIVAGNDKGNVTTLDEASLSRFAIFHVEPDATTLMSVLGDALNPWVKKVLTQHPGLIFQKSTPNSIVADGRDDDDDDGNVTMAELFDGGEEMNQLTTPRTIDHLSRWLNRVDRQELASHLATPVQIGGRDTSLLNEAIEAFTGDTMFTTQLVAVIAEDLASNSGGPAHNRVNVPKPNCYTTLKSAGTVTDLAAQISGLTQNEVSGSLLYAMKEKEDNSRLIEQLAQAAIQIEPEHTRTLFELVTTGQFDRQNLEAFLEVDSPIVAAVKPSLSAFL from the coding sequence ATGAAGTTCAACGACACCCTGACTACTCTGATCCAGCAGTCCCTCGAGGTCGGGGCCACGCCCGCGCTCATGGGCGAGCCCGGCATCGGCAAGTCCTCCTTCGTCGAGGCCCTCGCCTACTCGATGGGCACCAAAGCCTTCGTCCTGCCCTGCAACCAGCTCGCCGACAAGGCCGACCTCACCGGCGCGCGCCTGGTGCCCTACGAGAAGACCGACGGGACACAGTCCTACAAGCAGGTCTTTTACCCGCACCAGGTCATTCAGGAGTGCATCGACTACGCGCTGGAGAACCCGCGCGAGTGGCCGATCCTCTTCCTCGACGAGATCAACCGCACGACCTCCGACGTGACCTCCGGCGCGCTCACCCTGGTGACCCTGCGGCGCATGGGCCACATCGAACTGCCGGAGAACGTGCGCCTCATCGTGGCGGGCAACGACAAGGGCAACGTCACGACTCTCGACGAGGCCTCGCTGTCGCGCTTCGCGATCTTCCACGTCGAGCCCGATGCGACAACCCTCATGTCCGTCCTCGGAGACGCGCTCAACCCCTGGGTGAAGAAAGTCCTCACCCAGCACCCCGGACTCATCTTCCAGAAGTCGACGCCGAACTCCATCGTGGCCGACGGCCGCGATGACGACGATGACGACGGCAACGTCACCATGGCCGAGCTGTTCGACGGCGGCGAGGAGATGAACCAGCTCACCACGCCGCGCACCATCGACCACCTCTCCCGGTGGCTGAACCGCGTCGACCGCCAGGAGCTGGCAAGCCACCTGGCGACCCCGGTCCAGATCGGCGGCCGCGACACCTCGCTGCTCAACGAGGCGATCGAGGCCTTCACCGGCGACACCATGTTCACCACCCAGCTCGTGGCGGTTATCGCCGAAGACCTCGCATCGAACTCGGGCGGCCCCGCACACAACCGCGTCAATGTGCCCAAGCCGAACTGCTACACGACCCTCAAGTCCGCGGGCACGGTCACCGACCTTGCCGCGCAGATCTCGGGCCTGACCCAGAACGAGGTCTCCGGCTCGCTGCTCTACGCGATGAAGGAGAAGGAGGACAACTCGCGCCTCATCGAGCAGCTGGCGCAGGCCGCCATCCAGATTGAGCCGGAGCACACGCGCACCCTGTTCGAGCTGGTGACGACCGGGCAGTTCGACCGGCAGAACCTGGAGGCCTTCCTCGAGGTCGACTCGCCGATCGTGGCCGCGGTCAAGCCGTCCCTGTCGGCCTTCCTCTGA
- a CDS encoding AAA family ATPase: MGLNNFTSGSDDDTNSGGTPPSFPPMGGIPSQSGQSDDAVKELLVDYNEKFKNADPTMFRDALIEQVLSVLISRNKPNVLLKGSAGVGKTRIVEDIARRIALGDTLIPDQLKGFTVYELPITNLVAGSGIVGQLEEKVQTVIDFASDPKNKVILFMDEIHQITGGSTSHTDSVLRKVSQVLKPALARGDMRVIGATTSTESRAFDDDPAFARRFTPLIVDELTVEQTLTVLGSVRPGLVAHYRHQIAVSDDVLAETVRIAEENSRAGQHRPDSAITLLDRAMADRVLEQKKLIVQAEAAGDTALVNTLRSIPQVPLTTKRVLDVAKRLMTGNAQRPEFDVATLRATLLGRLRGQDDVLEKLVDRLAREELDLFPTSTPTTWMLAGASGVGKTETAKIIAEQMTGTEPIILNMTEFHTPSDTAKIVGAPPGYVGSDSNRELPFDTLESNPHRVILLDEFEKADKAVQRLFLSAFDEGYIRNAHGKVLDFSKALVICTTNAAREALNRKPVGFGSAPPAVSHRSLTKELAQFFDAELLGRFSLVVGFNPVDEQAYREILAAEYSRQRERILDARPRLGQTLPASIPDDELRAVAEETYVDSQGARPAGKAVRVWIEDRLLAAQAASAASTAFIPPAAAVSDEPEALAVD, translated from the coding sequence ATGGGCCTCAACAACTTCACGTCGGGCTCCGACGACGACACGAACAGCGGCGGCACGCCTCCGAGCTTCCCGCCCATGGGCGGCATCCCCAGCCAGAGCGGCCAGTCCGACGACGCCGTCAAGGAGCTCCTCGTCGACTACAACGAGAAGTTCAAGAACGCCGACCCGACGATGTTCCGCGACGCGCTCATCGAGCAGGTCCTCTCCGTCCTGATCAGCCGGAACAAGCCGAACGTGCTCCTGAAGGGCTCCGCCGGCGTTGGTAAGACCCGGATCGTCGAGGACATCGCCCGCCGGATCGCCCTGGGCGACACCCTCATCCCGGACCAGCTCAAGGGCTTCACCGTCTACGAGCTGCCCATCACCAACCTCGTCGCCGGCTCCGGCATCGTCGGGCAGCTGGAGGAGAAGGTCCAGACCGTCATCGACTTCGCCTCAGACCCCAAGAACAAGGTCATCCTGTTCATGGACGAGATCCACCAGATCACCGGTGGATCCACCTCCCACACCGACTCAGTGCTGCGAAAGGTCTCGCAGGTGCTCAAGCCTGCCCTGGCCCGCGGCGACATGCGCGTCATCGGTGCCACCACCTCCACCGAGTCCCGGGCCTTCGACGACGACCCTGCCTTCGCGCGGCGCTTCACCCCGCTCATCGTCGACGAACTGACCGTCGAGCAAACCCTCACGGTGCTCGGCAGCGTCCGGCCGGGCCTGGTGGCGCACTACCGCCACCAGATCGCGGTCTCCGACGATGTCCTGGCGGAGACGGTCCGGATCGCGGAGGAGAATTCCCGTGCCGGGCAGCACCGCCCCGACAGCGCCATCACGCTGCTGGACCGGGCGATGGCCGACCGTGTGCTGGAGCAGAAGAAGCTCATCGTCCAGGCCGAGGCAGCCGGAGACACGGCACTCGTGAACACCTTGCGGTCGATCCCGCAGGTGCCGCTGACTACCAAGCGCGTCCTGGACGTGGCCAAGCGTCTGATGACCGGAAACGCCCAGCGCCCGGAGTTCGACGTCGCAACCCTCCGGGCGACCCTGCTGGGCCGCCTGCGCGGACAGGACGACGTGCTCGAGAAGCTCGTGGACCGCCTGGCCCGCGAGGAGCTGGACCTGTTCCCGACGTCGACCCCGACAACCTGGATGCTCGCCGGAGCCTCGGGCGTGGGCAAGACCGAGACCGCGAAGATCATTGCGGAGCAGATGACCGGCACCGAGCCGATCATCCTGAACATGACGGAGTTCCACACTCCCTCGGACACCGCGAAGATCGTCGGGGCACCTCCCGGCTACGTGGGCTCGGACTCCAACCGCGAGCTGCCATTCGACACGCTCGAGTCCAACCCCCACCGGGTGATCCTGCTCGACGAGTTCGAGAAGGCGGACAAAGCCGTGCAGCGGCTGTTCCTCTCGGCCTTCGACGAGGGCTACATCCGCAACGCCCACGGCAAGGTGCTGGACTTCTCCAAGGCGCTGGTGATCTGCACGACCAACGCCGCGCGGGAAGCCCTGAACCGCAAGCCGGTCGGCTTCGGCTCGGCCCCGCCGGCGGTCTCCCACCGGTCCCTGACCAAGGAGCTGGCTCAGTTCTTCGACGCAGAGCTGCTCGGGCGGTTCTCACTCGTCGTGGGTTTCAACCCGGTCGACGAGCAGGCCTACCGGGAGATCCTCGCGGCGGAGTACAGCCGCCAGCGCGAACGGATCCTGGACGCCAGGCCCCGCCTGGGCCAGACACTGCCCGCGTCGATCCCCGACGACGAGCTGCGTGCCGTCGCCGAGGAAACCTACGTCGACTCCCAGGGTGCGCGTCCGGCCGGCAAGGCCGTGCGCGTGTGGATCGAGGACCGGCTGCTCGCTGCCCAGGCTGCGTCGGCTGCGTCGACTGCGTTCATCCCACCCGCTGCCGCCGTCTCCGACGAGCCGGAGGCGCTGGCCGTCGATTGA
- a CDS encoding AAA family ATPase, translated as MPILLDDIDLSAAAVAAQKNVDPKFFSSRLTGSGKKTGLLNESLRPINTATNTAYAVDRDIEVKQSSTHHDITTALVPLAPITRRSLLSGGSFTLPVPHVDDRFEVDIATPTNSWDVHFDMTPQALTVYEDKSGDKIRRDLVIQYRLELYFLKQGLAEPERAVSVSRSIGYGNHDAAVFLQWDTSPAENARDVIEDVLSAAGLSATNLDKLADWMDEYPIYERITRLAQIWDSEAISDTVCQYVQDMPASPTEEQLNMLAVQLRYLENYNVPLEAYRRIHQQLDTTFSAPIAAKLSKQNLSLLMNHTLDHLERMKGQLLTPPQPATAPVFPPHLSKQQLDALSTHEPLVMTQAGAGTGKSTVILERIKYLETCGVPASDITVLSFTNAAADNITEKNPNVGSMTIAKMIIDIYSMNHPTHKVSAIDTIINSIDIFYPNSQFAATFRHRLLEVDQNKTGAFTALNTFVENHFDEVIALLDRIEQTSLELQIIICYQKIDDMSEPAHVQSKYLIIDEVQDNSVFEFIYVLKYITKHAQSLFIVGDASQTLYEFRSANPRALNTLEGSGVFATFRLTTNYRSNQEILDFANVVLGGLETNQFANIQLQANSLAVPTADSFQEKVTLNYHEVARLTGFIANDLQPLVRNTVIPEYVQACLDRGEQVAFLAYARREVALIQEVLEKAYPNKHVASLVSDRVYATDIFSKYIKFFWNDVLQVQPANASFVVSQGIKDNMGKLTKNAGNVNVEKAILRTISEWWVENSAAINGWVALCNQGSLPANVFFDRLRDNLLSFEITRNQQKLNVNKQKNQERKRKNLESKADLVVSTIHGAKGLEFDNVVVLYKEDAKMTQDTKRMFYVAFTRAMKSQYVLSYGTAKNPPIQSSYEQIVNALTERDEKNAQRAAGIDPTLLVDDEDAGTAGDQQQIAEAV; from the coding sequence ATGCCTATTCTGCTTGACGACATCGACCTTTCCGCAGCCGCCGTCGCTGCCCAGAAGAACGTCGACCCGAAGTTCTTCTCCTCGCGCCTGACCGGGTCCGGCAAGAAGACCGGCCTGCTCAATGAGAGTCTGCGGCCGATCAACACCGCGACCAACACCGCCTACGCGGTTGACCGCGACATCGAGGTCAAGCAGAGCTCGACCCACCACGACATCACCACCGCGCTGGTGCCGCTGGCCCCGATCACGCGCCGCTCCCTGCTCTCGGGCGGGTCGTTCACGCTGCCGGTACCGCATGTCGATGACCGCTTCGAGGTCGACATCGCCACGCCGACCAACTCCTGGGACGTGCACTTCGACATGACCCCCCAGGCCCTGACCGTGTACGAGGATAAGTCCGGCGACAAGATCCGCCGTGACCTGGTGATCCAGTACCGCCTGGAGCTCTACTTCCTCAAGCAGGGCTTGGCCGAGCCCGAGCGCGCCGTATCGGTGTCCCGCTCCATCGGCTACGGCAACCACGACGCGGCGGTGTTCCTGCAGTGGGACACCAGCCCCGCAGAGAATGCCCGCGACGTCATCGAGGATGTGCTCTCGGCCGCAGGGTTGAGTGCCACCAACCTCGACAAGCTCGCCGACTGGATGGACGAGTACCCGATCTACGAGCGCATCACGCGCCTGGCCCAGATCTGGGACTCCGAGGCCATCTCGGACACCGTCTGCCAGTACGTGCAGGACATGCCGGCCAGCCCCACCGAGGAGCAGCTGAACATGCTCGCGGTGCAGCTGCGCTACCTGGAGAACTACAACGTCCCGCTGGAGGCCTACCGCCGGATCCACCAGCAGCTGGACACCACGTTCTCCGCGCCGATCGCGGCGAAGCTGTCCAAGCAGAACCTCAGCCTGCTGATGAACCACACCCTCGACCACCTGGAGCGCATGAAGGGCCAGCTCCTCACGCCGCCCCAGCCGGCCACGGCCCCGGTCTTCCCGCCGCACCTGTCCAAGCAGCAGCTCGACGCGCTCAGCACGCACGAGCCGCTCGTGATGACGCAGGCCGGCGCGGGCACAGGCAAGTCGACCGTGATCCTTGAGCGCATCAAGTACCTCGAGACCTGCGGGGTGCCCGCCAGCGACATCACCGTCCTGTCGTTCACCAACGCCGCCGCCGACAACATCACGGAGAAGAACCCGAACGTCGGCTCGATGACGATCGCCAAGATGATCATCGACATCTATTCGATGAACCACCCGACCCACAAGGTCTCGGCCATCGACACGATCATCAACTCGATCGACATCTTCTACCCGAACAGCCAGTTCGCGGCGACGTTCCGACACCGCCTGCTGGAGGTCGACCAGAACAAGACCGGCGCGTTCACGGCCCTGAACACCTTCGTCGAGAACCACTTCGACGAGGTGATCGCGCTGCTCGACCGCATCGAGCAGACCTCGCTGGAGCTGCAGATCATCATCTGCTACCAGAAGATCGATGACATGTCCGAGCCTGCCCACGTGCAGAGCAAGTACCTGATCATCGACGAGGTCCAGGACAACTCGGTCTTCGAGTTCATCTACGTGCTGAAGTACATCACCAAGCACGCCCAGTCGCTGTTCATCGTCGGGGACGCCAGCCAGACGCTGTACGAGTTCCGATCGGCCAACCCGAGGGCGCTCAACACGCTGGAGGGCTCGGGGGTCTTCGCAACCTTCCGGCTCACGACGAATTACCGGAGCAACCAGGAGATTCTCGACTTCGCGAACGTCGTGCTTGGCGGTCTGGAGACCAACCAGTTCGCCAACATCCAGCTGCAGGCCAACTCGCTGGCGGTGCCCACGGCCGACTCCTTCCAGGAGAAGGTCACCCTCAACTACCACGAGGTGGCCCGCCTGACCGGCTTCATCGCCAACGACCTGCAGCCGCTCGTGCGCAACACGGTGATCCCGGAGTACGTTCAGGCCTGCCTGGACCGCGGCGAGCAGGTGGCCTTCCTGGCCTACGCCCGCCGTGAGGTGGCGCTGATCCAGGAAGTGCTCGAGAAGGCCTACCCGAACAAGCACGTGGCCTCGCTCGTCAGCGACCGCGTCTACGCCACGGACATCTTCTCGAAGTACATCAAGTTCTTCTGGAACGACGTCCTGCAGGTGCAGCCGGCCAACGCCTCGTTCGTGGTCTCGCAGGGGATCAAGGACAACATGGGCAAGCTGACGAAGAATGCCGGAAACGTCAACGTCGAGAAGGCAATCCTGCGCACCATCTCCGAGTGGTGGGTCGAGAACAGCGCCGCGATCAACGGCTGGGTGGCCCTGTGCAACCAGGGCAGCCTGCCTGCGAACGTGTTCTTCGACCGGCTCCGCGACAACCTCCTGTCCTTCGAGATCACGCGCAACCAGCAGAAGCTGAACGTGAACAAGCAGAAGAACCAGGAGCGCAAGCGGAAGAACCTCGAGTCCAAGGCCGATCTCGTCGTCTCGACGATCCACGGTGCCAAGGGCCTCGAGTTCGACAACGTCGTCGTCCTCTACAAGGAGGACGCGAAGATGACCCAGGACACCAAGCGGATGTTCTACGTCGCGTTCACGCGCGCCATGAAGAGCCAGTACGTGCTCTCCTACGGCACGGCGAAGAACCCGCCGATCCAGAGCAGCTACGAACAGATCGTCAACGCCCTCACCGAGCGTGACGAGAAGAACGCGCAGCGCGCTGCGGGCATCGACCCGACCCTTCTGGTCGACGACGAGGACGCCGGTACCGCCGGCGACCAGCAGCAGATCGCAGAAGCCGTCTGA